From Pithys albifrons albifrons isolate INPA30051 chromosome 27, PitAlb_v1, whole genome shotgun sequence, one genomic window encodes:
- the TNFAIP8L1 gene encoding tumor necrosis factor alpha-induced protein 8-like protein 1 isoform X2 yields MCSRAVEMDTFSTKNLALQAQKKLLSKMATKTIANVFIDDTSSEILDELYRATKEYTHNRKEAQKIIKNLIKIVMKLGVLYRNGQFSAEELLVMERFRKKVHTLAMMAVSFHQIDFTFDRRVMSGVLLECRDLLHQAVNGHLTAKSHSRINHVFNHFADYEFLSALYGPAEPFRSHLQRICDGVNKMLEEESI; encoded by the exons ATGTGCAGTCGGGCTGTAG AGATGGACACCTTCAGCACCAAGAACCTGGCCCTGCAAGCCCAGAAGAAGCTGCTGAGCAAAATGGCCACCAAAACCATCGCCAACGTCTTCATCGACGACACCAGCAGCGAGATCCTGGACGAGCTGTACCGCGCCACCAAGGAGTACACCCACAACCGCAAGGAGGCCCAGAAGATCATCAAGAACCTCATCAAGATCGTGATGAAGTTGGGCGTGTTGTACCGCAACGGGCAGTTCAGCGCCgaggagctgctggtgatgGAGCGGTTCCGCAAGAAGGTGCACACCTTGGCCATGATGGCCGTCAGCTTCCACCAGATAGACTTCACCTTCGACCGCAGGGTCATGTCGGGGGTGCTGCTGGAGTGCCGGGACCTGCTGCACCAGGCTGTCAACGGGCACCTCACGGCCAAGTCCCACTCCCGCATCAACCACGTCTTCAACCACTTTGCGGACTACGAGTTCCTGTCGGCGCTGTACGGCCCCGCCGAGCCCTTCCGCAGCCACCTGCAGCGCATCTGCGACGGCGTCAACAAGATGCTGGAGGAGGAAAGCATctga
- the MYDGF gene encoding myeloid-derived growth factor: MAAPSGRSGGRAWAALVPAALLCLAAASPDTAPGTEPGTAEFDVRPGGEVHSFSRSLGDYSCTFTYSAQGGTNEQWQMNVGLSEDNGLFSCSIWRPQGKSYLFFTQFRAEVKGAKIEYAMAYSQAAVGAQNDIPLKQEEFEITETTVSHREGKFRFELSKLVVVAKTPRDEL, encoded by the exons ATGGCGGCGCCCAGCGGGAGGAGCGGCGGCCGCGCCTGGGCCGCGCTGGTTCCCGCCGCGCTGCTGTGCCTGGCGGCGGCGAGCCCGGACACGGCACCGGGCACGGAACCGGGCACGGCCGAGTTCGACGTGCGGCCCGGAGGGGAAGTTCACTCCTTCTCCCGCAGCCTG GGGGATTACAGCTGCACCTTCACCTACTCGGCCCAGGGAGGCACCAACGAG caaTGGCAGATGAACGTTGGGCTCAGCGAGGACAACGGGCTCTTCTCCTGCTCCATCTGgag GCCCCAGGGGAAGTCTTATCTCTTCTTTACCCAGTTTAGAGCTGAAGTGAAAGGAGCCAAGATAGAGTATGCCATGGCTTAT TCTCAGGCTGCTGTGGGTGCCCAAAACGACATCCCCTTAAAACAGGAAGAATTTGAAATCACTGAAACAACAG tgTCTCACAGGGAAGGCAAGTTCCGTTTCGAGCTGTCCAAGCTCGTGGTTGTGGCCAAAACACCCCGTGACGAGCTGTGA
- the TNFAIP8L1 gene encoding tumor necrosis factor alpha-induced protein 8-like protein 1 isoform X1 has protein sequence MEGHGHCSEMDTFSTKNLALQAQKKLLSKMATKTIANVFIDDTSSEILDELYRATKEYTHNRKEAQKIIKNLIKIVMKLGVLYRNGQFSAEELLVMERFRKKVHTLAMMAVSFHQIDFTFDRRVMSGVLLECRDLLHQAVNGHLTAKSHSRINHVFNHFADYEFLSALYGPAEPFRSHLQRICDGVNKMLEEESI, from the exons ATGGAGGGCCACGGGCACTGCTCAG AGATGGACACCTTCAGCACCAAGAACCTGGCCCTGCAAGCCCAGAAGAAGCTGCTGAGCAAAATGGCCACCAAAACCATCGCCAACGTCTTCATCGACGACACCAGCAGCGAGATCCTGGACGAGCTGTACCGCGCCACCAAGGAGTACACCCACAACCGCAAGGAGGCCCAGAAGATCATCAAGAACCTCATCAAGATCGTGATGAAGTTGGGCGTGTTGTACCGCAACGGGCAGTTCAGCGCCgaggagctgctggtgatgGAGCGGTTCCGCAAGAAGGTGCACACCTTGGCCATGATGGCCGTCAGCTTCCACCAGATAGACTTCACCTTCGACCGCAGGGTCATGTCGGGGGTGCTGCTGGAGTGCCGGGACCTGCTGCACCAGGCTGTCAACGGGCACCTCACGGCCAAGTCCCACTCCCGCATCAACCACGTCTTCAACCACTTTGCGGACTACGAGTTCCTGTCGGCGCTGTACGGCCCCGCCGAGCCCTTCCGCAGCCACCTGCAGCGCATCTGCGACGGCGTCAACAAGATGCTGGAGGAGGAAAGCATctga
- the LOC139683268 gene encoding cathepsin L2-like, which yields MLGLGPPAPSVAVPPAGAMAVALGVLLALLGCVTAPDPALEEAWEGWKSLHAKEYPGEAEPTRRDIWEKNLRHIQRHNREESQGKHSYRLAMNHFGDLTNEEFNQLLNGFIPAQQEEPGLVFRASATLKSPASVDWRAKGYVTPIKDQGHCGSCWAFSATGALEGLVFRQTGRLVVLSEQNLVDCTRPLGNHGCAGGNTARAFQYVRDNGGLDSERGYPYVGTDSSSCRYNPQDKAANCSGFRTVAPGNEGALAQAVATVGPVAVAVDATSFQFYKSGIFSCPSGSHGVNHAMLAVGYGTANSSGHNTSYWILKNSWSQAWGQQGYMFLLKDAGNQCGVASLASYPLP from the exons ATGCTCGGCCTGGGCCCCCCTGCCCCCTCTGTGGCCGTGCCCCCAGCTGGAGCcatggctgtggcactgggggtgctgctggccctgctgggctgtgtcaCCGCGCCGGATCCTGCCCTGGAGGAGGCCTGGGAAGGGTGGAAGAGTCTCCATGCCAAGGAGTATCCAGGG GAGGCTGAGCCCACCCGCAGGGACATCTGGGAGAAGAACCTGCGCCACATCCAGCGGCACAACCGGGAGGAGTCGCAGGGGAAGCACAGCTACCGCCTGGCCATGAACCACTTCGGGGACCTG ACTAACGAGGAGTTCAACCAGCTCCTGAATGGCTtcatcccagcacagcaggaggagccAGGGCTGGTGTTCCGAGCCTCGGCCACCCTGAAGTCCCCGGCGAGCGTGGACTGGCGTGCCAAGGGCTACGTGACACCCATAAAGGACCAG GGGCACTGCGGGTCGTGCTGGGCATTCAGTGCCACGGGGGCCCTGGAGGGGCTGGTGTTCAGGCAGACGGGCaggctggtggtgctgagcGAGCAGAACCTCGTGGACTGCACTCGCCCGCTGGGCAACCACGGCTGTGCCGGCGGCAACACAGCCAGAGCCTTCCAGTACGTGCGAGACAACGGCGGGCTCGACTCGGAGCGCGGATACCCCTACGTGGGCACC gacagctCCTCCTGCCGATACAACCCCCAGGACAAGGCTGCCAACTGCTCTGGGTTCCGGACGGTGGCCCCGGGCAATGagggggccctggcacaggcgGTGGCCACCGTGGGGCCCGTGGCAGTGGCCGTGGATGCCACCAGCTTCCAGTTCTACAAGTCGG gcatCTTCAGCTGCCCCTCTGGCAGCCACGGCGTGAACCACGCCATGCTGGCCGTGGGCTACGGCACTGCCAACAGCAGTGGCCACAACACCAGCTACTGGATCCTGAAGAACAG CTGGTCACAggcatggggacagcagggctaCATGTTCCTGCTCAAGGACGCCGGCAACCAGTGTGGGGTGGCCAGCCTGGCCAGCTACCCCCTGCCCTGA
- the TNFAIP8L1 gene encoding tumor necrosis factor alpha-induced protein 8-like protein 1 isoform X3, with amino-acid sequence MDTFSTKNLALQAQKKLLSKMATKTIANVFIDDTSSEILDELYRATKEYTHNRKEAQKIIKNLIKIVMKLGVLYRNGQFSAEELLVMERFRKKVHTLAMMAVSFHQIDFTFDRRVMSGVLLECRDLLHQAVNGHLTAKSHSRINHVFNHFADYEFLSALYGPAEPFRSHLQRICDGVNKMLEEESI; translated from the coding sequence ATGGACACCTTCAGCACCAAGAACCTGGCCCTGCAAGCCCAGAAGAAGCTGCTGAGCAAAATGGCCACCAAAACCATCGCCAACGTCTTCATCGACGACACCAGCAGCGAGATCCTGGACGAGCTGTACCGCGCCACCAAGGAGTACACCCACAACCGCAAGGAGGCCCAGAAGATCATCAAGAACCTCATCAAGATCGTGATGAAGTTGGGCGTGTTGTACCGCAACGGGCAGTTCAGCGCCgaggagctgctggtgatgGAGCGGTTCCGCAAGAAGGTGCACACCTTGGCCATGATGGCCGTCAGCTTCCACCAGATAGACTTCACCTTCGACCGCAGGGTCATGTCGGGGGTGCTGCTGGAGTGCCGGGACCTGCTGCACCAGGCTGTCAACGGGCACCTCACGGCCAAGTCCCACTCCCGCATCAACCACGTCTTCAACCACTTTGCGGACTACGAGTTCCTGTCGGCGCTGTACGGCCCCGCCGAGCCCTTCCGCAGCCACCTGCAGCGCATCTGCGACGGCGTCAACAAGATGCTGGAGGAGGAAAGCATctga